The Onychomys torridus chromosome 2, mOncTor1.1, whole genome shotgun sequence sequence AGCTGGCTGCTGAGAATCAGGTAGGATTCACTTAGCCCCTTGCTTCTGTCTAGGGGTCTTAATGGCAGGAAAGCTTTACCATGGTCTCTCCAGGGTCTAGAGAGGGGGAAAGGACTGGAAGTTAGGAAGCCCTCAGTGGCTTTTCTCATTCAGGATTGTTTCAGTCATAGTGACCTCCTAGTCTCCTCATTCTAGACATAGCTGGCCAAGGCCCAAAGAGTAGCCCctttaggagacagaggctggaggcCTTGGCTAGCTCTAGTTATCTTGGCACACTGAGATAGGGCAAAATGGGGCCTTGGATAGTCAGGCAGGACTAGATGGGGGTACAGACATTGAGGACAGACAGAGAAGATTGCTGGGGCTCAGGGAAGCTCATCTAAGTTCTGTGACCTCTGGCCTGGGCTGATCTTACAAACTTTTGAGCAGGCTCTGACCAGTACCAACATGACCTTGGTACACTCAGAAAATCTGTTCCAGCCAAGACTGGTGAAAGGTCATCATGAGGAGGCTAGTCACCCGTGGTTACTATAGATACTCTTCTATGGTTAGCTGGTGGTGGCTGGGGAAGCTAGGGATGATCATCAGAGGGAATTGATCTCTGATGAGTGGTCTTTGATGCAGACCACTGTGTACAGAGGTTGAGAAGGGAAGTCAATCCCATTAAAAGATCTCAGAGATGTGAGGGAACACCATTCAAACATGATGAACACTGGTCTTTAGTTTACttcattaatatatattaaatatatagtatatttaataataatataatatatataataaaatcatatttcattttAGGACTGTGACAATGTGTCATGGTAAAGTTATTTGGAGTTGAATTGAAAATAGGGGAAACTGAAGTAGATTTCTTACTCAGAAGAATGAATTAGAAGAATCTGGAAGAAGCAGAGTCTGTCCTGTGGTTCCTCTAGATGGAAATGGACTGCCAGAGAGGTGGCAGATACTACAAGGTCAGGCAGGGTGGTAGCAGTGTGTACTACTTAGTGTATGGAGCCTGGATTTGTGAagatcctgcctggcccaaagtcTTGCTGTCACTCCAGCACCTCTGCTAATGTGCAATGGACAACTTCCAATATAGTGTCCAACTTAGTGATCGAGAGTGGGCTGAGTTCTCAGCCACTGCTGATGAGTGTGGCCTCTTgcaggctggcctggcctctggtgaCGAGCTCTTGTCCAGTGACATTGACCAAGGGGACAGCAGTGAAAGCAGCCCCCCTGGGCCCCCACCCCTCTTCACTGGGCAGTTGGCTCCCCAGGGGAGGAGACAACAGGGCTCTGAGTTGGAGGACGTGGCTGCTCAGCAGCTGGTCAGCAGGTCTCAGTCTgagcctgtcctggctctggAGGCCAGTCATCAGGTAGCCAGCACGTCCACACAGTCAGAAGCTCTACTGTTCCTCAGCCCAGACAGCGTTTGTCCTGGCCAGGCCTTGTCCTTCCAAGGGTCAGCAACTTTCAGGGACAAGATGCAGAGACTTTTGCAGGGCCCTGCTCCCAGCTCTCCTGGTGAGCCCTCTCATAGTCCTGAGTCCCCTGGCCACAATGCCATCCCTCAGAGTCCTCCTGACAACCTTGAAGCTCCACTACGAAACCCTGGTCGTAAGAAGAGGCGTTCTTTGGCCACCAAAGGGGCCAAGTGCTCTGGATCTCTGGGCTCTGCTGCTGTCCAGATGAGCTCCCCACAGCTTATGGAGACCAGGCCCAAGGAAGTTCTTATGTCTGGGACATTAATGGCAAAAGCCCAGCAGGGTAAGCCACAGTCAGACTCTGCAGGTGCTTCTGAACATGGCTCTAGTATTCCtgaacagatggccaaacaaGAGTCAGACTTGGATCTGTCTACACCTGTTCTAACAACTGAACAAGATACAGACCAGatcagaaagacacacagagctGTGCTATACATGATATCCAAACCTGTCCAGGAAGCTCCTCCAGATGTCTCCACAGCCACACCAAATGTGTTTCTCTCTACACATGCCTCCAAGTCTCAACCTTACACAGCTTTGTCTAAACCTGCCTCTAAGCCTCAGTCTGACATAACTTTGTCTACACATGTCTCAACATCTGACATGACTTTTTCCACACTTGCCTTCAAATGTCAACCCAATCAGTCTACACTTGCCTCTGATCCTGACATGGCTTTGTCTACACCTGCCTCCGTGTCTCAACTGGACAAAGCTGAGTTTGCACCTGCTTGTATACCTGGACTGCATGAGGACCTATCTGCAGTAGGCTCCGAGATCAAGTCAGAAGTTTATCCCTCTATGCCTGACCCAGTGGTCATGCTTTGTACAGATCTGCCTCATTCTGTTCCAAAGACTGAGTCTGAAGAGAGTATGTCTCTACCTGCTATGCCCCCCTTGTCCCCCATTTCCCAGGCTGAAGCTGCCATGGTGAATACAGACGTGACTGTGCCTCCTGGGGGATACTTTGAGAAGCCATTAGGGCAGCTCTCAGCAAGGTCCTCAGGATACTCCTTAGGGGAGCCTTGTCCAGGTCCTGTTCAAGTccccaaaaagaagaaagtacgATTCTCCATGGCTGTACCCAGCCATGAGGAGTCAGGATCAGGTGAACCTACAGGTCCACCCTTCCTAACCCCAGACCGGCCCCTAGCTCCCAGGACAGTAGCAGGGAGCCATGGGGGGTCTGCAGCCTGGGATGCTGTAGCTGTTGGGCCCCGACTTCCCCAGCCTCGGATCCTCAAGCACCTGCCTCCTCCTATATCCTCTGTCTCAGCAGAGCCTGAGCCTGGAAGCTGCTATGCAGTGACTCTCCCTGAGGCCTATGAGTTCTTCTTCTGTGACACCattgaggaggaagatgaagatgtAGAAGATGAGGCAACAGTCAGCCAAGCCTTGGATGAAGTCCAGTGGCCTGACACATGCGAGTTCTTTTTTAGGGACAGCAGAGCCCAAAGGTCAAGTTGTCAGAGGGGACACTCCACAGTCCCACCCCCGAAAGCAGAGGCTGTGGCACCTGTTCCCCCTAGAGATTTAGTGCCTATCTCCATCCCTGAGGTCTATGAACACTTCTTTACTGAGGAAGGATTTGGAAACAGACAGCCACCAGCCACCCAAATCCAACTGCAAACCTCGGAGCTCTTCAGGGAAGTAGGGCCTGAGGCATACTCCAAGCCTGTTCCAGCTACAGCAGAACATCTTAGCTTGACAATCAGAGAGGCAGGTAGGTGTTGATCAAGACCCAGCCCCATCCAGGTCCTGGGAACATACTGTCCAGGGAATTAGGACAAGAGGATATGGGAGAGGGGCAGGAAGGATTCTGATCAtctgcctatatgtatgtgtttgtatgtgtgctctTTCATGCTCTGGGATCTACATGAAGGGAAGGGTAAGTTCCTAAGCTACCCCAGGATACAGTCAAGATGGGGCAGCTCAGGCCAGACACCAGAGTTTTGGCTTTGACACTGACCATTGTCCTAAGTCCAGTCCTAGATGCCATCAGGAACTTTCCTCCAGCTCCTAGGGGGATAGGTACTAGGCACACATTCCTACTCAGTCCAGCTGATTGATATTGTGGAAAAAATATATCCTCTCCCCTCTGGAAACTATTTCACAGACCAGAGAACAGAAGACTCTAAAGGCAAATCACCCAAATTGTTCTGACTCAACTATGATACATGTTATCCAGTGTCTTAAGGAAGAGAAGTCATATGGAAGATCTAACT is a genomic window containing:
- the Perm1 gene encoding PGC-1 and ERR-induced regulator in muscle protein 1, translated to MDNFQYSVQLSDREWAEFSATADECGLLQAGLASGDELLSSDIDQGDSSESSPPGPPPLFTGQLAPQGRRQQGSELEDVAAQQLVSRSQSEPVLALEASHQVASTSTQSEALLFLSPDSVCPGQALSFQGSATFRDKMQRLLQGPAPSSPGEPSHSPESPGHNAIPQSPPDNLEAPLRNPGRKKRRSLATKGAKCSGSLGSAAVQMSSPQLMETRPKEVLMSGTLMAKAQQGKPQSDSAGASEHGSSIPEQMAKQESDLDLSTPVLTTEQDTDQIRKTHRAVLYMISKPVQEAPPDVSTATPNVFLSTHASKSQPYTALSKPASKPQSDITLSTHVSTSDMTFSTLAFKCQPNQSTLASDPDMALSTPASVSQLDKAEFAPACIPGLHEDLSAVGSEIKSEVYPSMPDPVVMLCTDLPHSVPKTESEESMSLPAMPPLSPISQAEAAMVNTDVTVPPGGYFEKPLGQLSARSSGYSLGEPCPGPVQVPKKKKVRFSMAVPSHEESGSGEPTGPPFLTPDRPLAPRTVAGSHGGSAAWDAVAVGPRLPQPRILKHLPPPISSVSAEPEPGSCYAVTLPEAYEFFFCDTIEEEDEDVEDEATVSQALDEVQWPDTCEFFFRDSRAQRSSCQRGHSTVPPPKAEAVAPVPPRDLVPISIPEVYEHFFTEEGFGNRQPPATQIQLQTSELFREVGPEAYSKPVPATAEHLSLTIREAEELRSPLTSFTFSQNDMCLVFVAFATWAVRTSDLHAPDAWKTVLLANIGTISAIRYFRHQVGRGRNGRPRPSSNSSSSC